Proteins from one Mus caroli chromosome 3, CAROLI_EIJ_v1.1, whole genome shotgun sequence genomic window:
- the Alg5 gene encoding dolichyl-phosphate beta-glucosyltransferase isoform X1: MATLLLQLLGLGVALAAAALILVSIVAFITAAKMPPCYQHEEEKFFLNAKGQKEALPSIWDSPTKQLSVVVPSYNEEKRLPVMMDEALNYLEKRQKHDCTFTYEVIVVDDGSEDQTSKVALKYCQKYGSDKVRVITLVQNRGKGGAVRMGVFSSRGEKILMADADGATKFPDVEKLEKGLSDLQPWPEQMAIACGSRAHLEKESIAQRSYFRTFLMYGFHFLVWFLCVKGIRDTQCGFKLLTREAAARTFSSLHIERWAFDVELLYIAQFLQIPIAEVAVNWTEIEGSKLVPFWSWLQMGKDLLFIRLRYLTGAWRLKQTRKAN, from the exons ATGGCTACGCTGCTACTGCAGCTGCTGGGGCTCGGCGTGGCGCTGGCGGCTGCCGCGCTCATTCTG GTTTCCATTGTGGCGTTTATAACTGCTGCAAAAATGCCACCATGTTACCAACATGAGGAAGAGAAATTCTTCCTCAATGCCAAAGGCCAGAAGGAAGCTCTGCCCAGCATCTGGGACTCGCCTACGAAACAGCTATCTGTTGTTGTGCCTTCCTACAATGAAGAAAAACGGT tgCCTGTGATGATGGATGAAGCCCTGAACTACCTAGAAAAGAGACAG AAACATGATTGCACGTTCACATATGAGGTGATAGTGGTTGACGATGGCAGTGAAGACCAGACGTCAAAG GTCGCTTTAAAATACTGCCAGAAATACGGAAGTGACAAAGTACGGGTGATAACGTTGGTGCAGAACCGTGGGAAAGGTGGTGCTGTTAGGATG GGTGTATTCAGTTCCCGAGGAGAGAAGATCCTCATGGCAGATGCTGACGGAGCCACAAAGTTTCCAGATGTTGAGAAATTAGAAAAGGGGCTGAGTGATCTACAGCCATGGCCT GAGCAAATGGCTATTGCATGTGGGTCTCGAGCTCATCTGGAGAAAGAATCAATTGCTCAG CGCTCTTATTTCCGTACCTTTCTTATGTACGGATTCCATTTCCTGGTGTGGTTCCTCTGTGTCAAAGGAATCAGGGACACACAGTGCGGGTTCAAATTACTGACCCGAGAAGCAGCAGCCCGGACCTTCTCGTCTCTGCACATTGAACGATG GGCATTCGATGTAGAGCTGCTGTACATAGCACAGTTTCTTCAAATCCCAATAGCAGAAGTTGCTGTCAACTGGACAGAAATTGAGG gTTCTAAGTTAGTTCCATTCTGGAGCTGGCTACAAATGGGCAAAGACCTGCTTTTCATCCGACTTCGGTATCTGACGGGTGCCTGGAGGCTCAAGCAAACACGGAAAGCGAATTAG
- the Alg5 gene encoding dolichyl-phosphate beta-glucosyltransferase isoform X2 has product MATLLLQLLGLGVALAAAALILVSIVAFITAAKMPPCYQHEEEKFFLNAKGQKEALPSIWDSPTKQLSVVVPSYNEEKRLPVMMDEALNYLEKRQVMTCSFGFSQKHDCTFTYEVIVVDDGSEDQTSKVALKYCQKYGSDKVRVITLVQNRGKGGAVRMGVFSSRGEKILMADADGATKFPDVEKLEKGLSDLQPWPEQMAIACGSRAHLEKESIAQRSYFRTFLMYGFHFLVWFLCVKGIRDTQCGFKLLTREAAARTFSSLHIERWAFDVELLYIAQFLQIPIAEVAVNWTEIEGSKLVPFWSWLQMGKDLLFIRLRYLTGAWRLKQTRKAN; this is encoded by the exons ATGGCTACGCTGCTACTGCAGCTGCTGGGGCTCGGCGTGGCGCTGGCGGCTGCCGCGCTCATTCTG GTTTCCATTGTGGCGTTTATAACTGCTGCAAAAATGCCACCATGTTACCAACATGAGGAAGAGAAATTCTTCCTCAATGCCAAAGGCCAGAAGGAAGCTCTGCCCAGCATCTGGGACTCGCCTACGAAACAGCTATCTGTTGTTGTGCCTTCCTACAATGAAGAAAAACGGT tgCCTGTGATGATGGATGAAGCCCTGAACTACCTAGAAAAGAGACAG GTTATGACGTGTTCCTTTGGCTTCTCGCAGAAACATGATTGCACGTTCACATATGAGGTGATAGTGGTTGACGATGGCAGTGAAGACCAGACGTCAAAG GTCGCTTTAAAATACTGCCAGAAATACGGAAGTGACAAAGTACGGGTGATAACGTTGGTGCAGAACCGTGGGAAAGGTGGTGCTGTTAGGATG GGTGTATTCAGTTCCCGAGGAGAGAAGATCCTCATGGCAGATGCTGACGGAGCCACAAAGTTTCCAGATGTTGAGAAATTAGAAAAGGGGCTGAGTGATCTACAGCCATGGCCT GAGCAAATGGCTATTGCATGTGGGTCTCGAGCTCATCTGGAGAAAGAATCAATTGCTCAG CGCTCTTATTTCCGTACCTTTCTTATGTACGGATTCCATTTCCTGGTGTGGTTCCTCTGTGTCAAAGGAATCAGGGACACACAGTGCGGGTTCAAATTACTGACCCGAGAAGCAGCAGCCCGGACCTTCTCGTCTCTGCACATTGAACGATG GGCATTCGATGTAGAGCTGCTGTACATAGCACAGTTTCTTCAAATCCCAATAGCAGAAGTTGCTGTCAACTGGACAGAAATTGAGG gTTCTAAGTTAGTTCCATTCTGGAGCTGGCTACAAATGGGCAAAGACCTGCTTTTCATCCGACTTCGGTATCTGACGGGTGCCTGGAGGCTCAAGCAAACACGGAAAGCGAATTAG